A genomic region of Desulfosarcina ovata subsp. ovata contains the following coding sequences:
- a CDS encoding DUF6519 domain-containing protein, protein MKTQISKKSVDAQKRYAGVYQQQGRMLTDADWNSLVDVLKAQLAEALKDVVGSGTPRSGALSIADNRNIQPGDVYIDGLRAVLPGTTAFVASLQPDLPGSGDLPSTGPYVVYADVWERALTALEDPDLRDVALNGADTCTRTQTMLQVKTCGGGVNPETDIPQKGNAALSLDLHDNLEASDPCDPCAGLVGAGAGRVGNYLFRLEVHAVTGAADNPTALTLKWSSENGAEQFSAQTEGLMPPGFVNARFLYEFFDLTTEKHAGVHLTSGFSPLAGILNTTYAIPDGAADPKAFVRRWDGYCELSRSGSTWTLVDGWDKGVDLSTGISSTQPGYVALGPGLTVNLEAFRMNLELSGRTFVVGDYWLAPVREAVHTAGSAVCSGTLPDGIDHHYLRLAGVAADGTVTRHVDDADRRRHSFPPLTDLHAHDIDYQTDCTQGLFLNFQGTVKQALDTICSIQAEHVGFTKPCNTSLYRGQPIATVADALGLLCDIRARHVAYDTGACAFLNQPEIETVQDALDALCQRPAGGGCKVTVGEEGQFPTIAAAVKTLTAEGIFDICLCLLRGDHALEQVEKEKNFPYLNLSLTGCGPGTRIQPGEKAAFVGIDELHLDDLWIVSLEQERPVAIEGCGVVDLDRVHHVGMAAETALLEVSGTAAFSMNHCTLEAHAKAELSIPATIFAFDADLAALFVHPERRTFLAEAGLEAQRLAKLNANGRQKIAEQLQAALETAGRLSRNERLSYERLIQVLELSETGNTHFLDALCDIRDQAHHATAGGALLLADALARVSILNSRIYGQVSLYGASGDSLDEEELKQLQEMLASAGVLTLVAQAADLSIQGTMLTRLALARERVDEIRQIIEAGKGILTDLYKAILISDSMIAWNGNLVLSADVTLNGNTMESLHTIVGSVIAETVIYSGNRVQRRIRNNEWVGGGRLLTAARDAVKAANMPEGSW, encoded by the coding sequence ATGAAAACCCAGATATCCAAAAAATCCGTTGATGCGCAGAAGCGCTACGCCGGGGTCTATCAGCAGCAGGGACGCATGCTCACCGATGCTGACTGGAACAGCCTGGTCGACGTCCTCAAGGCGCAACTGGCCGAGGCCCTCAAGGATGTGGTCGGCAGCGGCACTCCCCGAAGCGGCGCCCTCTCCATCGCCGACAACCGCAACATCCAGCCGGGCGACGTCTACATCGACGGGTTGCGCGCCGTGCTGCCGGGCACGACGGCGTTTGTGGCCAGCCTGCAGCCCGATCTGCCGGGAAGCGGCGATCTTCCCTCCACCGGGCCCTACGTGGTTTACGCCGACGTCTGGGAGCGCGCCCTGACGGCCCTGGAAGATCCCGATTTGCGCGATGTGGCCCTCAACGGGGCCGACACCTGCACCCGCACCCAGACCATGCTGCAAGTCAAGACCTGTGGCGGCGGCGTCAATCCGGAGACCGACATCCCCCAAAAGGGGAATGCCGCCTTGAGCCTCGATCTGCACGATAATCTCGAAGCCAGCGATCCCTGCGACCCCTGCGCCGGTCTGGTGGGCGCCGGCGCCGGCCGGGTGGGCAATTACCTCTTTCGCCTGGAGGTGCATGCCGTGACCGGCGCTGCCGACAATCCCACCGCCCTGACGCTGAAATGGTCCAGCGAAAACGGCGCCGAGCAGTTCAGTGCCCAGACGGAGGGGCTGATGCCTCCGGGATTCGTCAATGCGCGCTTTCTCTACGAATTTTTTGATTTAACCACCGAAAAGCATGCCGGCGTTCACCTGACTTCAGGATTCTCGCCGCTGGCCGGGATCCTTAACACCACCTACGCCATCCCGGATGGCGCTGCGGACCCCAAAGCCTTCGTGCGACGCTGGGACGGGTATTGCGAACTGAGCCGCAGCGGTTCCACCTGGACCCTGGTGGACGGTTGGGACAAGGGCGTGGACCTGTCCACGGGCATCTCCTCCACCCAGCCCGGATATGTGGCCCTGGGGCCGGGGTTGACGGTCAACCTCGAAGCCTTTCGGATGAACCTGGAATTGAGCGGCCGAACCTTTGTCGTGGGGGATTACTGGCTCGCGCCGGTGCGTGAGGCGGTTCACACGGCCGGCAGCGCCGTCTGCAGCGGAACCTTGCCCGACGGGATCGACCACCACTACCTGCGCCTGGCGGGCGTGGCCGCCGACGGAACGGTCACGCGCCATGTGGACGACGCCGACCGGCGGCGCCACAGCTTTCCGCCGCTCACCGATCTGCATGCCCACGATATCGATTACCAGACCGACTGCACCCAAGGGCTGTTTCTGAATTTCCAGGGAACGGTCAAGCAGGCGCTGGACACCATCTGCAGCATCCAAGCCGAGCATGTCGGCTTCACCAAACCATGCAACACCAGTCTTTATCGGGGACAACCCATCGCCACGGTGGCCGATGCCCTCGGCCTGCTGTGCGATATTCGGGCCCGGCACGTCGCCTACGATACCGGTGCGTGTGCTTTCCTGAACCAGCCGGAGATCGAGACGGTACAGGATGCCCTCGACGCCCTGTGCCAGCGACCGGCCGGTGGCGGATGCAAGGTCACCGTCGGCGAGGAGGGGCAGTTCCCTACCATCGCCGCAGCGGTCAAGACGCTGACCGCCGAAGGCATCTTCGATATCTGCCTCTGCCTGTTGCGCGGCGACCATGCGCTGGAACAGGTTGAGAAAGAGAAGAACTTTCCATACCTAAATCTATCGCTGACCGGGTGCGGTCCCGGCACGCGGATTCAGCCGGGCGAAAAGGCGGCATTTGTCGGCATCGATGAATTGCACCTGGACGATCTGTGGATTGTCAGCCTCGAGCAGGAGCGCCCGGTGGCGATTGAAGGCTGTGGCGTGGTCGATCTGGATCGCGTGCATCACGTGGGCATGGCGGCCGAAACGGCTTTGCTGGAGGTCAGCGGCACCGCCGCATTTTCCATGAACCACTGCACGCTGGAAGCCCACGCCAAGGCGGAGCTGAGCATACCGGCGACGATCTTTGCCTTCGACGCCGACCTGGCAGCGTTGTTTGTTCATCCCGAGCGCCGGACGTTCCTGGCTGAGGCAGGCCTCGAAGCCCAAAGACTGGCCAAGTTGAACGCCAATGGCCGCCAGAAAATAGCCGAACAGCTGCAGGCGGCACTCGAGACGGCCGGTAGGCTCTCACGCAACGAACGCCTGAGTTACGAGCGCCTGATCCAGGTGCTGGAGCTATCGGAAACCGGCAATACCCATTTCCTGGACGCGCTGTGCGATATCCGCGATCAGGCCCATCACGCCACGGCCGGCGGTGCATTGCTGCTGGCCGATGCCCTGGCCCGGGTTTCCATTCTGAACAGCCGGATTTATGGTCAGGTCAGCCTTTACGGTGCCTCCGGTGACAGCCTCGATGAGGAGGAGCTCAAGCAACTCCAGGAGATGCTGGCCAGCGCCGGTGTGTTGACCCTGGTTGCCCAGGCCGCCGATTTGAGTATCCAGGGCACGATGCTGACCCGCCTGGCCCTGGCGAGGGAACGGGTGGATGAAATCCGCCAGATCATCGAAGCCGGCAAGGGGATCCTGACCGATCTTTATAAGGCGATCCTGATCTCCGATTCGATGATTGCCTGGAACGGCAACCTGGTGTTGTCCGCGGACGTCACCTTGAATGGCAATACCATGGAATCCCTGCATACGATCGTCGGCAGCGTGATCGCAGAAACCGTGATCTATAGCGGCAACCGGGTGCAGCGGCGCATCCGCAACAACGAATGGGTGGGCGGGGGACGTTTGCTTACCGCAGCGCGGGATGCGGTGAAAGCGGCCAACATGCCGGAGGGTAGCTGGTAG
- a CDS encoding phage tail protein: protein MATDNLFSTRMGKQLYGLLPEVYRTRDSAADDGGGDLACFLDACGHLLDLIRQTLDQRLADAFPDNPSSGEACQPWLLPYFADLLDVRMVSPDDAGRRDEVAHAVAWRQRKGTLKALEQIAENVGRLEVEIQEGWKRVATTPQVGLPRLLAPALGESALHDAFGDHPGWAARHPGLPAVTVDFRYPSRAMQVATDGGAAPQNPAAKQTTFDGQAVWWRQVNRHGAPCFPGSYEDVSRRTPDVRTPTWSRGHAHPKRVLLHAPPPQGFFGPDPYTTVSDLDYSAEGEHLLEDHHVQGTLTVGAGRLTLRRCTVKHLVVTVSSHDDVILAAEETLFDTVSVGAGAASFEGCTVLGATTVFRLTAANCIFNGSIFAAAGGSIRYSRIPAGLDESIEQEAGTTDVANFFSAFFDDPGAGVLRPDAPATILFGAEDGGEMGAYHGGREDRPVRVPIVGTVTMDLSASSGYTLKDLILEGSGSLRVAQGVLTLERVAAFDLQVESISPTDETGMFQPVLAAEDCLFDRLAVSSGLARLVYCTVLNQCQSRCLQASDTIFAAGLDLAPGTDANPHCIRFSRIPEDVDVAYLRTLENTTEPPIFYEFAFDEGDQVVQRRPVFSEAGCATLHPATSEAIRFGAEDGGEMGCYHGWRYSLLMAAVADKLSDFLPVGMEAVIVPDLRLHRLPREACVE from the coding sequence ATGGCCACGGACAACCTCTTTAGCACCCGCATGGGAAAACAGCTCTACGGGCTTTTGCCCGAGGTCTATCGCACCCGGGACAGTGCCGCGGACGATGGTGGCGGCGACCTGGCCTGTTTTCTGGATGCCTGTGGCCATCTGCTTGACCTGATCCGTCAGACCCTGGACCAGCGTCTGGCCGACGCCTTTCCCGACAATCCCTCCTCGGGCGAGGCCTGCCAGCCCTGGCTGCTGCCCTATTTCGCCGATCTTTTGGACGTGCGCATGGTTTCGCCCGATGACGCCGGGCGCCGCGACGAGGTGGCCCATGCGGTGGCCTGGCGCCAGCGCAAGGGAACCCTCAAGGCGCTGGAACAGATCGCCGAAAACGTGGGGCGCCTGGAAGTGGAAATCCAGGAGGGCTGGAAGCGCGTGGCGACCACCCCGCAGGTGGGCCTGCCGCGGCTTTTGGCGCCGGCGCTGGGTGAATCGGCGCTGCACGACGCCTTTGGCGACCATCCGGGCTGGGCCGCGCGGCATCCCGGACTGCCGGCGGTCACGGTGGATTTTCGCTATCCCTCGCGGGCCATGCAGGTGGCGACCGACGGCGGCGCGGCACCGCAGAACCCGGCCGCCAAACAGACCACCTTTGACGGACAGGCGGTCTGGTGGCGCCAGGTCAACCGCCATGGGGCGCCGTGTTTTCCAGGCAGTTATGAAGACGTTTCCCGCCGCACGCCGGATGTGCGTACCCCGACCTGGTCCCGGGGGCATGCCCACCCCAAGCGGGTATTGCTCCACGCCCCGCCGCCGCAGGGCTTTTTCGGGCCCGACCCGTATACCACCGTTTCCGACCTCGATTACAGCGCGGAGGGCGAGCACCTGCTCGAGGATCACCATGTCCAGGGGACCCTCACGGTGGGTGCCGGTCGTCTGACCCTGCGGCGCTGCACGGTGAAACATCTGGTGGTCACCGTGTCATCCCATGATGATGTGATCCTCGCGGCCGAGGAAACGCTTTTCGACACCGTGTCGGTGGGTGCCGGCGCGGCCAGCTTCGAAGGTTGCACGGTCCTGGGGGCGACCACGGTTTTCCGGCTGACCGCCGCCAACTGCATCTTCAATGGCAGCATCTTTGCGGCGGCGGGCGGGTCGATCCGTTACTCCAGGATCCCGGCCGGCCTGGACGAAAGTATTGAACAGGAGGCCGGCACCACGGATGTCGCGAATTTTTTCAGCGCATTTTTCGACGATCCCGGTGCGGGGGTGCTGCGACCGGATGCTCCAGCGACGATTCTGTTCGGTGCCGAGGACGGCGGCGAGATGGGGGCCTATCATGGCGGGCGGGAGGACCGACCGGTACGCGTCCCGATTGTCGGGACCGTGACCATGGATTTGTCGGCATCGTCCGGCTATACGCTCAAGGATCTGATTTTGGAAGGCAGCGGCTCCCTGCGGGTGGCCCAGGGGGTGCTCACCCTGGAGCGGGTGGCGGCCTTTGATCTGCAGGTAGAAAGTATATCGCCCACCGACGAGACCGGCATGTTCCAACCGGTGTTGGCCGCCGAAGACTGCCTGTTCGACCGGTTGGCGGTTTCATCTGGCCTGGCCCGGCTGGTCTACTGCACCGTTTTGAATCAGTGCCAGAGCCGCTGCCTGCAAGCCAGTGACACGATTTTCGCCGCCGGCCTGGACCTTGCTCCGGGAACCGATGCCAATCCCCACTGTATCCGTTTTTCACGTATTCCCGAAGATGTGGACGTGGCCTATTTGCGGACCCTGGAGAACACCACGGAGCCGCCGATTTTCTACGAGTTTGCCTTTGACGAGGGGGACCAGGTGGTGCAGCGCCGGCCGGTGTTTAGCGAGGCGGGATGCGCCACCCTCCACCCGGCCACCAGCGAAGCGATTCGTTTCGGTGCCGAGGACGGCGGCGAGATGGGGTGTTACCACGGCTGGCGGTACAGTTTGCTGATGGCCGCCGTGGCGGACAAGCTCAGCGATTTTCTCCCCGTGGGGATGGAGGCCGTCATCGTTCCGGACCTGCGGCTGCATCGGCTTCCCAGGGAAGCCTGTGTTGAATAA
- a CDS encoding baseplate J/gp47 family protein gives MNGRTDLTRWNRASLNRFRYIDGNAMTFLETLRQALLARFADPAAATLTWGDLVPRRAGDVADAYLRYEQEQLRLAAETERERLDRLEAQYDGDRRDWAWEIARVLARASHVLTEHMDAYANEGYLRTATQWDSVRRLVEMLDYHPAPPASASTRLVIEAKAGAVGPLASGFQVKYAPPDGGAPVIFETLDDIDLDAGLNQLRPAEYNRNPDRLSGDLLWLETLVEDLAIGDPLVLEDEKTGVLRAHLIAGLQVDGGLTRLKVSPRLSRRLQTGYTRVHLKPKDQLAPLGPAAKGAEVERVLRLTETPQDLLPGMVLYITDGVEASYRRLVFLRGKRLVLDADVGILRLDQGLVSQPVTLAISQQEADPRTVSGGQTVIYAYSVAGDWSRLSGALVADKRKDDEGKIHLPVYRVTDARYHPADGTHERRGYTILTLTWDQNAHDFALDNPQTLLAPPATPGPFQVDTYLEKVSGHLPETLLAEKPKKTSAGDLAVVAMGRQLAWTRLAAVSVDEENKTASLVAEDGWFDRGGGDFFLTETTLYAHFKEIVRPKEWTLNTRSLTGRRIPLASLPSGLEKGRTLMVKNLSDASAAFFVTVADIDRSTSPAELVLSGDLPAGFTRGNMSIAGNVVLAGHGETKGEKVLGSGDATRLSQVFRFAESEVAFVADATQPSGVRAAIVVQVAGRAWEQVAGFQDSRPTDFHYTVHMTEDAFLKITFGDGKRGRRLPTGSNNLRITFRKGAGLAGNVAADSLTQPAKPHRWVDTVRQPMAATGGNDMETVASLRENAPATLLTLERAVSLTDFAFLAMSQSSVWQAKAFSRPTGLGRNQKVEVVVVPAGGGGLGTLGDTLTRFLLAHAIPGIEVAVLPYAEVTFSLEVLLTVDAEQFIPEAVVQAVEDALQAAFSLQQRELGQDLFLSEIYAVVESVEGVSHSVAVVNGDKTLRRLAATDRQVLVLGTLRIDVEGSAAVQATSATPTSEATVEASVGATGPLVGRRPVQMIQGVGSRYSQMLRSRGVRTLDNLAGLADDALPGISATRLAEFKAKARFILDIEIGDAAIAALKDRSVQALLAAGPAAVARDSRQSLDAAQRLDDRLRLLQAVVDEHYLTLLTLREFST, from the coding sequence ATGAACGGTCGAACCGATTTGACCCGTTGGAACCGGGCCAGCCTGAATCGCTTCCGTTATATCGACGGCAACGCCATGACCTTCCTGGAAACCCTGCGCCAGGCCCTCTTGGCGCGGTTTGCCGATCCGGCGGCCGCGACCCTTACATGGGGGGATCTGGTTCCCCGGCGGGCGGGTGACGTCGCCGATGCCTACCTTCGATACGAACAGGAACAACTGCGGCTGGCGGCGGAGACCGAGCGCGAACGCCTCGATCGCCTGGAGGCCCAGTATGATGGCGACCGGCGCGACTGGGCCTGGGAAATCGCCCGGGTATTGGCCCGCGCGTCCCACGTGTTGACCGAGCACATGGATGCATACGCCAACGAGGGTTACCTGCGCACCGCCACCCAATGGGACAGTGTGCGGCGGCTGGTCGAGATGCTCGATTACCACCCTGCGCCGCCCGCCTCGGCGTCGACCCGACTGGTGATCGAGGCCAAGGCCGGGGCGGTTGGACCGCTGGCCAGCGGATTCCAGGTCAAATATGCGCCGCCCGACGGGGGCGCGCCGGTGATTTTCGAAACCCTCGACGATATCGACCTGGATGCCGGCCTCAACCAGCTGCGACCGGCCGAATACAATCGCAATCCCGATCGGCTAAGTGGCGACCTGCTCTGGCTGGAAACCCTGGTGGAGGACCTGGCCATCGGCGATCCGCTGGTCCTTGAGGACGAGAAGACCGGGGTGCTGCGTGCCCACCTTATTGCAGGGCTTCAGGTGGACGGCGGCCTGACCCGGCTCAAGGTGTCGCCGCGCCTTTCCCGGCGTCTGCAAACGGGATACACCCGGGTGCATCTGAAACCCAAGGATCAGCTCGCCCCCCTCGGTCCGGCCGCCAAGGGGGCCGAGGTCGAACGCGTGCTGCGCCTTACCGAAACGCCCCAGGATCTTCTGCCCGGCATGGTCCTGTACATTACCGACGGCGTCGAGGCCAGCTACCGGCGCCTCGTGTTCCTGCGCGGCAAGCGCCTGGTGCTCGACGCCGACGTCGGCATCCTGCGGCTCGACCAGGGCCTGGTCAGCCAGCCGGTGACCCTTGCGATCAGCCAGCAAGAGGCCGACCCGCGGACCGTCAGCGGCGGTCAGACCGTCATCTACGCCTACAGTGTGGCCGGTGACTGGTCGCGGCTGAGCGGCGCCCTGGTGGCCGACAAGCGCAAGGACGACGAAGGCAAAATCCATTTGCCGGTTTACCGGGTCACCGATGCCCGCTACCACCCGGCGGATGGAACCCATGAACGGCGCGGATACACCATCTTGACCCTGACCTGGGATCAAAACGCCCACGATTTTGCCCTGGACAATCCGCAGACCCTGCTGGCGCCGCCGGCCACGCCCGGCCCCTTTCAGGTGGATACCTATCTGGAAAAAGTCAGCGGCCATCTGCCGGAGACCCTTTTGGCCGAAAAACCCAAAAAGACCAGTGCCGGCGACCTGGCCGTGGTTGCCATGGGCCGGCAACTGGCCTGGACGCGATTGGCGGCGGTATCCGTTGATGAGGAAAACAAAACAGCTTCCCTTGTGGCCGAAGATGGCTGGTTCGATCGCGGGGGCGGTGACTTTTTCCTGACCGAGACTACTCTTTACGCCCACTTCAAGGAGATCGTTCGCCCCAAGGAGTGGACGCTGAACACGCGCTCCCTCACCGGTCGGCGAATCCCCCTGGCCAGCCTTCCTTCCGGGCTGGAAAAGGGCCGCACCCTGATGGTGAAAAACCTGAGCGACGCCTCGGCGGCCTTTTTCGTCACGGTTGCCGACATCGACCGCTCCACGAGTCCGGCGGAACTGGTCTTGAGCGGCGACCTGCCGGCGGGATTCACGCGGGGCAACATGTCCATCGCCGGCAACGTGGTGTTGGCCGGCCACGGCGAGACCAAGGGCGAAAAGGTATTGGGCAGCGGCGATGCGACCCGGCTGAGCCAGGTTTTCCGGTTCGCGGAAAGCGAGGTGGCCTTTGTCGCCGATGCCACCCAGCCGTCGGGAGTGCGGGCCGCCATCGTCGTGCAGGTGGCCGGACGGGCCTGGGAGCAGGTGGCCGGTTTTCAGGACAGCCGGCCGACCGATTTCCACTACACCGTGCACATGACCGAAGACGCTTTCCTGAAGATCACGTTCGGTGACGGCAAGCGCGGCCGGCGGTTGCCCACGGGAAGCAACAACCTGCGCATCACCTTCCGCAAGGGGGCCGGGCTTGCCGGCAATGTGGCGGCGGACAGCCTGACCCAGCCCGCCAAGCCGCACCGATGGGTCGACACGGTACGCCAGCCCATGGCGGCCACCGGTGGAAACGATATGGAGACGGTGGCATCGTTGCGCGAGAACGCCCCGGCCACGCTCCTGACCCTGGAACGGGCCGTGTCGCTGACGGATTTCGCCTTCCTGGCCATGAGCCAGAGCAGTGTCTGGCAGGCCAAGGCCTTTTCACGGCCCACCGGCCTGGGACGCAACCAGAAGGTCGAGGTCGTGGTGGTCCCGGCCGGTGGCGGCGGCCTTGGCACCCTGGGCGACACCCTGACCCGGTTCCTGTTGGCGCATGCGATTCCCGGGATCGAGGTGGCCGTTCTGCCCTACGCGGAGGTGACCTTCTCCTTGGAGGTGCTTCTCACCGTCGATGCCGAACAGTTCATCCCCGAGGCGGTGGTCCAGGCGGTTGAGGATGCGCTGCAGGCGGCCTTTTCGTTGCAGCAACGGGAATTGGGACAGGATCTGTTTCTGAGTGAGATCTATGCCGTCGTCGAGTCGGTCGAGGGCGTCAGCCATTCGGTGGCCGTGGTCAACGGCGACAAGACCCTGCGCCGCCTGGCGGCCACGGACCGTCAGGTTCTTGTTCTGGGGACGCTCAGGATCGATGTCGAGGGCAGTGCGGCGGTACAGGCGACGTCCGCGACCCCGACATCGGAAGCAACTGTCGAAGCATCTGTCGGAGCAACGGGGCCTCTGGTGGGGCGCCGTCCCGTGCAGATGATCCAGGGGGTGGGATCACGCTACAGCCAGATGCTGAGAAGTCGGGGGGTGCGAACCTTGGACAACCTGGCCGGCTTGGCGGATGATGCGCTGCCGGGAATCTCGGCGACCCGTCTGGCCGAGTTCAAAGCCAAGGCCCGGTTCATTCTTGATATCGAGATCGGTGACGCCGCCATCGCCGCTCTCAAGGACCGTTCGGTGCAGGCCCTGCTGGCGGCCGGACCGGCCGCAGTGGCCCGTGACAGCCGGCAGTCCCTTGATGCGGCGCAGCGCTTGGACGATCGGTTGCGGCTGCTTCAGGCGGTGGTTGATGAACACTACCTGACCTTGCTCACCCTGAGAGAATTCTCAACCTGA
- a CDS encoding GPW/gp25 family protein — protein MQQLSDPSYLAFPFRIGTDGAKTSTRARHVREQIEQVLFTNPNERVFRPDFGAGVRKLIFEPNASALWEVTRKRLMASLAEALQGEVDPRTLDVSVSGDGEKLLIEIAYRLATLGQTEQHSFVVG, from the coding sequence ATGCAGCAACTCAGTGATCCGTCCTATCTCGCGTTTCCGTTCCGCATCGGGACGGACGGCGCGAAAACCAGCACCCGGGCCCGGCATGTCCGTGAACAGATCGAGCAGGTGCTGTTCACCAACCCCAACGAACGGGTGTTTCGACCCGATTTCGGTGCCGGCGTGCGCAAGCTGATCTTCGAACCCAATGCCTCGGCGTTGTGGGAGGTGACCCGCAAGCGGTTGATGGCATCGCTTGCCGAGGCCTTGCAGGGCGAGGTCGATCCGCGCACCCTGGATGTCAGCGTGAGCGGCGACGGGGAAAAACTGCTGATCGAGATTGCCTACCGGCTGGCAACCCTGGGACAGACCGAACAACACAGTTTTGTGGTTGGATGA
- a CDS encoding phage baseplate assembly protein V, whose product MEDLLLNLARQFQNKYFGKYRGFVADNDDPEQVGRLRLTVPAVLGEATSGWALPALPFGGLADQGWFVIPEVGAQVWVEFEAGNLNQPIWTGTFWQASGDPPTEAALSPPTTRVFKTPSGHTLQFDDKDGEEKFRLAHPAGTETTVDENGTVIIADPQGNTLTLNADSNEVVLEDANGNTLTMNSSGTTVEDSNGNKIEMAAAGITVKGTQVVVEGQQVMLAGSGGEPIIKGQSFLTLFMTHMHPSAMGPTGPPIPQGEMSTLSMKVMTS is encoded by the coding sequence ATGGAAGACCTTTTACTGAACCTGGCCCGACAGTTTCAAAATAAATATTTCGGGAAATACCGGGGCTTCGTGGCCGACAATGACGATCCCGAACAGGTCGGCCGCCTGCGCCTGACCGTTCCCGCGGTTCTTGGCGAGGCGACCAGCGGCTGGGCCCTGCCGGCGCTGCCCTTTGGCGGGCTGGCCGACCAGGGCTGGTTCGTTATCCCCGAGGTCGGCGCCCAGGTATGGGTCGAGTTCGAGGCCGGCAATCTCAACCAGCCGATCTGGACCGGCACCTTCTGGCAGGCCAGCGGCGATCCGCCGACCGAGGCGGCCCTCAGCCCGCCGACCACACGGGTGTTCAAGACTCCCTCGGGACACACCCTGCAGTTCGACGACAAGGACGGGGAGGAGAAGTTTCGCCTGGCCCACCCCGCCGGCACCGAGACCACGGTCGACGAAAACGGCACCGTCATCATCGCCGATCCCCAGGGCAACACCCTGACCCTCAACGCCGACAGCAACGAAGTGGTTCTGGAAGATGCCAACGGCAACACCCTGACCATGAATTCCAGCGGCACCACGGTCGAGGACAGCAACGGCAACAAGATCGAGATGGCCGCCGCCGGCATCACGGTCAAGGGCACCCAGGTGGTCGTCGAAGGCCAGCAGGTCATGCTCGCCGGCAGCGGCGGCGAACCGATCATCAAGGGACAGAGTTTTCTGACCCTGTTCATGACCCACATGCACCCCAGTGCCATGGGACCGACCGGCCCGCCGATTCCGCAAGGGGAGATGAGCACCCTGTCGATGAAGGTGATGACCTCGTGA
- a CDS encoding phage late control D family protein, whose product MGLLDFLEARFREPAECIIKVGTASSEIADLYPFLTEVAVSASRRRPAVATLIFETRRDAQGQWEVQDSGVFAPWEPIVIEAAFGSTTEEVMRGFVREIRADYPEESGAATVTVQCQDDSLQLDRGHVREVWGGDVPTSDSIIVTTILANYGLTPDPDNGTGQSDLTLNQDETDIAFLRRRAEANGYDLLFRDGAVYFGPMQLDAEPQETIMVYAGEATNCQRFDVRDDGHQADQVRFDRAETAGQGTVSETVAPALPLLGNEPATGQGAGLAEFSWRMRRQGGLSEAEWMARAQRRADDLSLRVRADGEIDGSLYGHVLKVGLPVGVDGVGDRYGGIYFVDAVHHLFNADGYRQRFRLLRNAYGDNLDGGSGLLSGVL is encoded by the coding sequence ATGGGATTGCTGGATTTCCTGGAAGCCAGATTCCGTGAACCGGCCGAATGCATCATCAAGGTCGGAACCGCCTCTTCGGAGATTGCCGATCTCTACCCGTTTTTAACGGAAGTTGCGGTTTCGGCCAGCCGCAGGCGGCCTGCGGTGGCCACCCTGATCTTCGAAACCCGCCGCGACGCCCAGGGGCAATGGGAGGTGCAGGACAGCGGCGTTTTCGCTCCCTGGGAGCCGATCGTCATCGAAGCGGCCTTCGGTTCCACCACGGAGGAAGTCATGCGCGGTTTTGTGCGCGAGATCCGGGCCGATTATCCCGAGGAGAGCGGCGCGGCCACCGTTACGGTGCAGTGCCAGGACGATTCCCTGCAGCTTGACCGGGGGCACGTGCGCGAGGTCTGGGGCGGCGATGTGCCCACCAGCGATTCCATCATCGTCACCACCATCCTGGCCAACTACGGACTGACGCCCGATCCGGACAATGGTACCGGACAGAGCGATTTGACCCTCAACCAGGACGAAACCGACATCGCCTTTCTCAGGCGGCGGGCCGAGGCCAACGGTTACGATCTCTTGTTCCGTGACGGCGCGGTCTATTTCGGCCCCATGCAGCTCGATGCCGAGCCCCAGGAGACCATCATGGTCTATGCCGGCGAGGCCACCAATTGCCAGCGGTTCGACGTCCGCGACGACGGCCACCAGGCCGACCAGGTGCGCTTCGACCGGGCGGAGACGGCCGGGCAGGGGACCGTGTCGGAGACCGTGGCACCCGCCCTGCCGCTTTTGGGCAACGAACCGGCCACCGGCCAGGGCGCCGGGCTGGCGGAATTTTCCTGGCGCATGCGCCGTCAGGGGGGACTCAGCGAAGCGGAGTGGATGGCCCGCGCCCAGCGCCGGGCCGACGACCTCTCCCTGCGGGTCCGGGCCGACGGCGAAATCGACGGCTCGCTGTACGGCCATGTCCTCAAGGTCGGCCTGCCGGTGGGCGTCGACGGCGTGGGCGACCGTTACGGCGGCATCTATTTCGTGGATGCGGTGCATCACTTGTTCAACGCCGACGGCTACCGCCAGCGCTTCCGGCTGCTGCGCAACGCCTATGGCGACAATCTTGACGGCGGCAGCGGGCTGCTGTCCGGTGTGCTGTAA